The following coding sequences are from one Nitrospiria bacterium window:
- a CDS encoding sigma-70 family RNA polymerase sigma factor — MKDENRRVKFEAQVIIYQNDLKAFAQTLAGNWTESKDLVQDTLLRAFVFFDRFEPETQLKAWLFTLMKNIYISQYRKKIREALFHSTLHWSTTPQTPEAMILRHDIQTAIQTLPGRFRTLIILKDLNGYGCREIALMLDCPIGSVMSGLSRGRSRLRNSLTSYRKEK, encoded by the coding sequence GTGAAAGATGAAAACCGTAGGGTGAAATTTGAAGCTCAGGTCATTATTTATCAAAATGATTTAAAAGCCTTTGCCCAAACTTTAGCAGGCAATTGGACTGAATCCAAAGATTTAGTTCAGGATACCCTTTTGAGGGCGTTCGTATTTTTTGATAGGTTTGAACCGGAAACACAATTAAAAGCATGGCTTTTTACCCTGATGAAAAATATTTATATTAGCCAATACCGCAAAAAAATCCGGGAAGCCCTATTCCATTCCACCTTACATTGGAGCACAACACCTCAAACCCCAGAGGCAATGATCTTGAGGCATGATATCCAGACAGCAATCCAAACTTTGCCCGGCCGTTTTCGCACTTTGATCATTCTTAAAGACCTTAATGGGTATGGGTGTAGAGAAATTGCGCTGATGTTGGATTGTCCAATCGGTTCAGTAATGTCTGGTCTATCCAGAGGACGAAGTCGGTTACGGAATTCTTTAACCTCCTATAGGAAAGAAAAATGA
- a CDS encoding rhodanese-like domain-containing protein, producing the protein MIYAKVLGRLVNSIILSMFFASSLYGEPPQDTPPLLEKVTLVTAEEAWNLMQKGVSIFDVWVSHEYVEEHIKGAVSIPYKEKSKKRTNYDPNLDRFDLSKLPHKTTPIIFYCNAGKCWKSYKASKAAVEAGYTNVYWLRGGIPQWKKKNLPVE; encoded by the coding sequence ATGATATATGCCAAGGTTTTGGGAAGACTCGTTAATTCAATTATTTTGAGTATGTTTTTCGCTTCAAGCCTTTATGGTGAACCCCCTCAGGATACCCCCCCGCTTCTTGAGAAGGTTACCCTTGTCACCGCAGAGGAGGCATGGAATTTGATGCAAAAAGGAGTATCAATCTTTGATGTGTGGGTATCTCATGAATATGTGGAAGAACATATCAAGGGTGCAGTTTCCATTCCCTATAAAGAAAAAAGCAAAAAACGAACCAACTATGATCCAAATTTAGACCGGTTTGATCTTTCTAAGCTACCTCATAAAACAACACCCATTATTTTTTACTGCAATGCCGGAAAATGCTGGAAAAGCTATAAAGCAAGCAAAGCCGCCGTAGAGGCTGGATACACCAACGTCTATTGGCTTCGAGGCGGAATTCCCCAGTGGAAGAAGAAAAACCTTCCTGTGGAATAG
- a CDS encoding SUMF1/EgtB/PvdO family nonheme iron enzyme has protein sequence MDFKETRKEVQRSFLSARSYTDGFFSLICPDSFYERPVPERHRFIFYLGHLEAFDWNMVCYEDLGLKSSQPELDELFAFGIDPPPGQLPQDRSSEWPSVPEVRQYNKEVRRIIDENIKDISEVKLQVALEHRLMHFETLTYILHHLSNDQKTLSYLPKKLEGFSANHSMIHIPGGFATLGKNPGNGFGWDNEFGEHQVMVPPFAIEKYKVTNGQFLEFVKEGVNPPLFWVDRKGKWFCRTVFGEVPLPLDWPVYVTHQEATAYAQWVRKYLPTEAQYHRAAYGTPDGRERPYPWGTKPPSDMGIGEIDFRRWDPVPVSATPELDSAFNVSQLLGNGWEWTSTPFRPFEGFKPFSFYPRYSSRFFDDVHFVLKGASWQTESRLMRRSFRNWFRETYPYVYAGFRCVEA, from the coding sequence ATGGATTTTAAAGAGACCCGTAAAGAAGTTCAAAGATCTTTTTTAAGTGCACGTTCCTATACGGATGGTTTTTTTTCTTTAATCTGCCCGGACTCTTTTTATGAACGACCCGTTCCAGAACGTCATCGTTTTATTTTTTATTTGGGACATTTGGAAGCCTTTGATTGGAATATGGTCTGTTATGAAGATCTTGGTTTAAAATCCTCACAGCCGGAATTAGATGAACTCTTTGCCTTTGGGATTGATCCTCCTCCGGGTCAGCTTCCTCAAGATCGGTCATCGGAATGGCCATCTGTTCCTGAGGTCCGCCAATACAATAAAGAGGTTCGCCGGATTATTGATGAGAATATTAAAGATATCTCAGAGGTGAAACTACAGGTAGCCCTTGAGCACCGGTTGATGCATTTTGAAACCTTAACCTATATTCTCCATCATTTGTCCAATGACCAAAAAACCCTGTCCTATTTACCTAAAAAGTTGGAGGGGTTTTCCGCCAATCATTCTATGATCCACATCCCTGGTGGGTTTGCCACCTTAGGAAAAAACCCAGGAAATGGCTTCGGGTGGGATAATGAATTTGGTGAGCACCAAGTCATGGTTCCCCCCTTTGCAATAGAAAAGTATAAAGTGACCAATGGCCAGTTCTTGGAGTTTGTCAAGGAAGGAGTAAACCCTCCTCTTTTTTGGGTTGATCGCAAAGGAAAGTGGTTTTGCCGTACCGTGTTTGGGGAGGTTCCCCTTCCCTTAGACTGGCCGGTTTATGTTACCCATCAGGAAGCAACCGCCTATGCACAATGGGTAAGAAAATATTTACCGACTGAGGCACAATATCATCGGGCGGCTTATGGAACCCCTGATGGGCGGGAGCGGCCTTATCCGTGGGGAACTAAACCTCCTTCCGATATGGGAATTGGAGAAATTGACTTTCGGCGTTGGGACCCCGTTCCCGTTTCGGCCACCCCGGAGCTGGATAGTGCTTTTAATGTTTCCCAGCTTCTGGGAAATGGTTGGGAATGGACTTCCACTCCATTTCGACCCTTTGAAGGGTTTAAACCCTTTTCTTTTTATCCCCGTTATTCATCCCGGTTTTTTGATGATGTTCATTTTGTGTTGAAAGGGGCTTCCTGGCAAACTGAATCCCGATTGATGCGGAGGTCATTCCGTAATTGGTTTCGGGAAACCTATCCTTATGTCTATGCGGGGTTCCGGTGTGTGGAGGCCTAA
- a CDS encoding diguanylate cyclase produces the protein MKDLSIKKRLYIGAMLMVFAMLFLLGLNLFNMLRASYSLETVYEAHVVPTFALLEMDRQIKEIRFRLAEHVINQLPAVGNRNQLKEARKEIKQAWDLFKNKNTNRKLQIGENEKTLIAAIDENLFKAESLFDRLDGIYSLYEQEGAFFLLEDEWPYVIHQGLLKPISQLLPIQQGNVKNIYQKNTAQWNSMVMVAVVFSSLFIMALTLLTAKLVSAFTGPLGMAVEITGRIAEGEMDTPIHVQSRDEIGKLLESFSHMRDQVRSRQQRLETILNTAAEGIITFDSTGMIESFNQASEKLFGYHQKEALGKDIGHLILPLDKSKRGEGELGHFLSSDLRNSIKNGDEILGKRKDKTLFPMDLKVSSMVLQEKPLFTVLISNITERKQALEAWEQAKGKLEARVAERTAEIFKTTEKLMAEISERKQVEKALEEQAIRDPLTGLYNRRFYNTRIAEEISRAKRNGKMMAVMICDLDRFKSINETHGHHRGDEVLTAIANIISNSIRGADLAFRLGGDEFIVVLPDGSRDGLLVVAERIQKRVSQLREKDHSEVGMSIGAALYPEHGNDPEELVRLADRALYIAKKGGDKIHIGEEEYRLDDQTIQVVFQPVVEVRLDKVMGYEALSRDPQGKYSILTLFRRYHAIGQLHELKCLCFRLQMKAAQEAGLERLFLNVDFNVLKVLDVPPKPTEMEVVLEISESEALDDVEDHLKVAQKWRNEGYKFAMDDFGAGFISLPFIARLVPDYIKLDRATVLQAVSSVKFKAVLKDLIHALRKTSTDGIIAEGIETKEELAVIRAMGVYMVQGYLFGKPQVLKEASPATAKIDQNI, from the coding sequence ATGAAAGACTTGAGTATTAAAAAACGTTTATATATTGGGGCCATGTTAATGGTTTTTGCCATGTTATTCCTTCTAGGCCTGAATTTATTCAACATGTTGCGGGCATCCTATTCCTTAGAGACGGTTTATGAAGCTCATGTCGTTCCCACCTTTGCCTTGCTTGAGATGGACCGGCAAATTAAGGAAATTAGGTTTAGACTGGCGGAGCATGTGATCAATCAATTGCCTGCAGTGGGAAATAGAAATCAGCTGAAGGAAGCGAGAAAAGAAATTAAACAGGCTTGGGATTTATTTAAAAATAAAAACACCAACCGGAAACTTCAAATTGGAGAAAATGAAAAAACCCTCATTGCCGCTATTGATGAAAATCTTTTTAAAGCGGAGAGCCTATTTGACCGATTGGATGGGATTTATTCCCTGTATGAGCAGGAAGGGGCTTTTTTTCTATTGGAGGATGAGTGGCCTTATGTAATCCATCAGGGGTTGCTAAAACCCATTTCACAACTGCTTCCTATACAACAAGGCAACGTTAAGAATATCTACCAAAAAAATACCGCACAGTGGAATTCCATGGTGATGGTTGCTGTCGTTTTTTCAAGTCTTTTCATAATGGCTTTGACCCTGCTGACCGCCAAGCTGGTTTCGGCCTTTACAGGCCCTTTGGGTATGGCTGTTGAGATCACGGGCCGAATTGCCGAAGGGGAGATGGATACCCCGATACACGTACAATCCCGTGATGAAATTGGGAAGCTGTTGGAATCCTTTTCCCATATGCGGGATCAAGTACGTTCCCGCCAACAACGGTTGGAAACCATCTTGAATACCGCTGCTGAGGGGATCATCACCTTCGACTCCACAGGAATGATCGAGAGTTTTAATCAGGCCTCTGAAAAACTGTTTGGCTACCATCAAAAAGAAGCGCTTGGAAAAGATATCGGTCATCTGATCCTACCCCTGGACAAGTCAAAAAGGGGCGAAGGTGAACTGGGGCACTTTCTGTCTTCTGATCTTCGAAATTCAATCAAAAACGGTGATGAAATTCTCGGAAAGCGCAAAGATAAAACCTTATTCCCCATGGATCTGAAGGTCAGCTCAATGGTGCTTCAAGAAAAGCCCTTATTCACCGTACTCATATCAAATATCACAGAGCGAAAGCAGGCCCTTGAAGCATGGGAGCAGGCTAAAGGGAAATTAGAGGCTCGTGTGGCGGAACGTACCGCGGAAATCTTTAAAACAACCGAAAAATTGATGGCAGAAATCTCGGAACGGAAGCAAGTTGAAAAAGCCTTAGAGGAACAGGCCATCCGTGATCCTCTTACCGGACTGTATAATCGTCGGTTTTACAACACCCGCATCGCCGAGGAAATTTCCCGGGCAAAACGCAATGGAAAAATGATGGCGGTTATGATCTGTGATCTGGACCGTTTTAAGTCGATAAACGAAACCCATGGTCATCATAGAGGGGACGAGGTGTTAACCGCCATCGCCAACATTATTTCAAATTCCATTCGCGGAGCGGATTTAGCCTTTCGATTGGGGGGAGATGAATTCATAGTGGTCTTGCCGGATGGTAGCCGCGATGGATTGCTCGTGGTTGCGGAGCGCATTCAAAAGCGTGTTTCCCAACTCCGGGAAAAAGACCATTCGGAAGTGGGCATGAGCATTGGAGCAGCCCTGTACCCGGAACATGGAAACGATCCCGAGGAGTTGGTTCGTCTCGCTGACCGAGCATTATACATCGCAAAAAAAGGAGGAGACAAGATTCACATCGGGGAAGAAGAATATAGGCTAGATGATCAAACCATTCAAGTGGTGTTTCAACCCGTAGTCGAAGTACGCTTAGACAAGGTCATGGGCTATGAAGCTTTAAGCCGAGACCCTCAAGGGAAGTACAGCATCTTGACCCTTTTCAGAAGGTATCATGCCATTGGTCAACTCCATGAGTTAAAATGCCTTTGCTTTCGTTTGCAGATGAAGGCCGCCCAAGAAGCTGGACTGGAGAGACTGTTTCTCAATGTGGACTTTAATGTATTAAAGGTCCTTGACGTTCCGCCCAAGCCCACCGAGATGGAAGTGGTTTTGGAGATTTCGGAAAGTGAGGCATTGGATGACGTGGAGGATCATCTGAAAGTAGCCCAAAAATGGAGAAACGAGGGGTATAAATTCGCCATGGATGATTTTGGTGCCGGCTTTATTTCCCTGCCTTTTATCGCCCGGTTGGTACCGGATTACATTAAACTGGACCGCGCCACAGTGTTGCAAGCCGTATCATCCGTTAAGTTCAAAGCGGTCTTGAAGGACTTAATCCACGCTTTGAGGAAAACCTCAACGGATGGAATTATTGCGGAGGGGATTGAAACAAAGGAGGAACTTGCAGTGATTAGGGCCATGGGCGTTTATATGGTACAGGGATATCTCTTTGGAAAACCGCAAGTGTTAAAGGAAGCCTCTCCTGCTACTGCTAAAATCGATCAGAATATCTAA
- a CDS encoding PLP-dependent aspartate aminotransferase family protein, protein MRFETKAIHIGEEPNLKPGGFGDVVAPIHLSSTYARKEVEKPTGGYEYSRARNPTREALEKKLASLENAKFGLACASGMAAETIVALSLLKSGDHVIAFDDLYGGTKRLFNKLLATHFNISFSYIDLRKMEALAKAIKKNTKLIWIETPTNPLLKLCDIQSISKTAKRNNLRLVVDNTFMSPYFQQPLKMGADIVVHSTTKYLNGHSDSVGGAIMSSHPTLHAQLKYIQTATGGILSPFDSFLVLRGIKTLAVRMKKHEDNALQIAGFLQTHSKVKTVHYPGLPIHPQYALAQKQMSGFGGMLSFELKGNFQKAKKFLENLKIFSLGESLGGVESLIEHPGKMTHSALPREEKRKLGISDSLIRVSVGIEDIHDLIHDLNNAFQKV, encoded by the coding sequence ATGCGATTTGAAACAAAAGCCATTCATATCGGGGAAGAACCGAATCTTAAACCGGGGGGGTTCGGCGATGTGGTTGCCCCCATTCATCTTTCATCGACCTACGCACGAAAAGAGGTTGAAAAGCCCACGGGGGGTTATGAATATTCCAGGGCACGGAATCCTACACGGGAGGCTCTTGAAAAAAAATTAGCCAGTCTCGAGAATGCGAAATTCGGTTTAGCCTGTGCATCAGGAATGGCGGCTGAAACCATTGTGGCACTCTCCTTATTAAAATCTGGGGACCATGTTATTGCCTTTGATGACCTTTATGGGGGAACCAAACGGTTATTTAATAAACTCCTGGCAACCCACTTCAACATTTCTTTCAGCTATATTGATCTTAGAAAAATGGAAGCCCTGGCAAAGGCAATTAAAAAGAATACTAAATTAATCTGGATAGAAACCCCCACCAACCCTTTACTAAAACTCTGTGACATTCAATCCATTTCCAAAACCGCCAAAAGGAACAACCTCAGGCTCGTAGTCGACAACACCTTCATGTCTCCTTATTTTCAGCAACCCTTGAAGATGGGAGCTGATATAGTGGTCCATAGCACAACCAAATACCTGAATGGACACAGCGATTCAGTGGGAGGCGCCATTATGAGCTCCCATCCAACCCTCCATGCCCAATTAAAATATATTCAAACCGCAACGGGAGGCATCCTCTCCCCTTTTGACAGTTTTTTGGTCCTCAGGGGAATAAAGACCTTAGCGGTCCGCATGAAAAAACACGAAGATAACGCACTTCAAATTGCAGGTTTCCTGCAAACCCATTCAAAAGTAAAAACGGTCCATTATCCAGGATTACCCATTCACCCCCAGTATGCTTTGGCCCAAAAGCAAATGTCGGGTTTCGGGGGAATGCTTTCCTTTGAGCTAAAAGGAAACTTTCAAAAAGCTAAAAAATTTCTCGAAAATTTAAAAATTTTTTCTTTGGGTGAAAGTTTGGGAGGGGTTGAATCTCTCATCGAACACCCGGGAAAAATGACCCATTCCGCTCTTCCCAGGGAAGAAAAAAGAAAACTAGGGATTTCCGATTCCCTCATCAGAGTTTCGGTAGGAATAGAAGACATTCACGATTTAATTCACGACTTAAATAACGCTTTTCAAAAAGTCTAA
- a CDS encoding PilZ domain-containing protein, translating to MLKKTPRTFKRISYIALASLKTPTQSTPIEAYIINFSYGGVAIYTKEDFEGQVEITLYLEGNGGKTVAETLWGNVAWKRNVGSMTAWGIEFGNLNPQDHSVTMALMEELLK from the coding sequence ATGCTTAAGAAAACACCAAGGACATTTAAGCGGATCAGCTACATTGCCCTGGCATCCCTTAAAACACCCACACAAAGTACACCGATAGAAGCCTACATTATTAATTTCAGCTATGGCGGGGTGGCTATTTATACAAAGGAAGATTTTGAGGGACAGGTAGAAATTACATTGTATTTAGAGGGTAATGGAGGTAAAACAGTTGCGGAGACTTTATGGGGCAATGTGGCCTGGAAAAGGAACGTGGGTTCTATGACAGCCTGGGGTATTGAGTTTGGAAACCTGAACCCTCAAGACCACAGTGTTACCATGGCTCTGATGGAAGAGTTGTTAAAGTGA